A window of Hyperolius riggenbachi isolate aHypRig1 chromosome 1, aHypRig1.pri, whole genome shotgun sequence contains these coding sequences:
- the LOC137563535 gene encoding uncharacterized protein encodes MRDFRLRRRKMAAKWFTTENLIIKIENSPELYDKSLPGYKDHQRAHEIWSNIAKDFLGEKWNTLSQKGKDSKIALLRTRWKSVRDSYKKEIEKQYHESKSGSGSSQRTKYKYCGILEFLRKHHEPAETEDSLPPDPEEDDVEVTPTTTSDVEVEEDTTQDVDTATLEDSDSTTPDHTPHSPASSRTRTTVRSSRGVRVATQGRRIGRGMSRAEYDQKLISSIEKAVDHMEKREDEMKQLKEPCTQYLLSLVPLLQKVPPDKQWAARHAISETLGRFLLPESRADDNVHNYLQQPHLPASSQQYNAHPQLSYHMQRIYDPPHYPPMHMHNMPYGQQPHYSMPPPQRPDQGMRFQTSSMHSDSTVYTDLTSHSQPHTNAESGTHAYNQGPGSMCDLLSQHD; translated from the exons ATGAGGGATTTTAGACTGCGCAGGAGGAAGATGGCAGCAAAGTGGTTTACCACAGAAAACCTGATAATTAAGATTGAAAACAGCCCAGAACTTTATGACAAGTCTTTGCCTGGATATAAAGACCACCAAAGGGCTCATGAAATCTGGAGCAACATTGCAAAAGATTTTCTTGGAGAAAAATGGAATACTTTGAGCCAAAAGGGCAAGGATTCTAAGA TTGCCCTCCTGCGGACAAGATGGAAGTCGGTCAGAGACAGTTACAAAAAGGAGATTGAAAAGCAATACCATGAATCCAAAAGTGGGTCTGGAAGTTCGCAGCGAACAAAATATAAATATTGTGGCATATTAGAATTTCTAAGAAAACATCATGAACCGGCTGA GACTGAAGATAGCCTACCACCAGATCCTGAGGAGGACGATGTAGAGGTGACACCTACCACCACCAGTGATGTGGAAGTTGAAGAAGACACTACACAGGATGTTGACACTGCTACACTGGAAGACAGTGACTCTACTAccccagatcacacaccacacagcccagcgagtagtcggacacgcacaactgtcaggtctagtagaggtgtgagggtagctacacaaggcaggagaataggaagaggtatgagcagggctgaatacgaccAGAAGCTGATTAGTTCAATAGAAAAGGCGGTTGATCatatggagaagcgagaggatGAAATGAAACAACTTAAAGAGCCATGCACACAGTATCTTTTAAGTTTGGTGCCACTATTACAAAAAGTGCCTCCTGATAAGCAATGGGCAGCCAGACATGCCATCTCTGAGACCCTGGGGAGATTCTTACTACCTGAGAGCCGTGCAGatgacaatgtgcacaactacttGCAGCAACCACACCTGCCTGCTTCCAGCCAACAATATAATGCACACCCACAACTCTCTTACCATATGCAACGCATTTATGACCCACCCCACTACCCACCAATGCATATGCATAACATGCCATATGGTCAACAGCCTCATTACTCTATGCCTCCACCTCAGCGCCCTGATCAAGGTATGCGATTTCAAACATCATCTATGCACAGTGACTCTACAGTGTACACTGATTTAACATCGCACAGCCAGCCTCATACAAATGCTGAATCAGGTACACATGCTTACAATCAGGGCCCTGGTAGTATGTGTGATTTGCTATCACAACATGACTAG
- the LOC137563540 gene encoding uncharacterized protein isoform X2: MSVSSFDGLLAKLKDALRRQDTNFRLAITPTERLLITLRFLATGHSYAALHYQFLMGRSTIRYLVLDTCKLIWKVLQPEFMPTPDVPMWEANMQLFWEKHDFPNCLGAVDGKHVRLVMPAFTGSLYYNYKKFFSLVLMAVVDPNLKFIYVDVGAYGSSHDSSVFQHSRFGVKLRTGQMTLPPPRPWPDTVEPPYPCVFVADEAFALSEHVMRPYAQRDMTHKKVVFNNRLTKARQVVECAFGILANKWRIYHTAIKMQPKYAIIVVKATCILHNYVRTLDSMTIEEEEGDLSNSALVTLPPATLRGPISAIHNRDKLADYFVP; the protein is encoded by the exons ATGTCTGTGTCCAG TTTTGATGGCCTTTTAGCCAAACTGAAGGATGCCCTTCGCCGACAAGACACTAACTTTCGCCTAGCAATCACACCAACTGAGCGACTCCTCATAACATTGAG atttctggcaacagggCATTCATATGCAGCACTTCACTACCAATTCCTCATGGGAAGAAGTACAATCCGATACTTAGTTTTGGACACCTGCAAATTGATCTGGAAAGTACTTCAACCGGAATTTATGCCAACTCCTGACGTACCTATGTGGGAGGCTAACATGCAGCTTTTTTGGGAGAAACATGATTTCCCTAACTGCCTTGGAGCAGTGGATGGGAAACATGTCAGGCTGGTTATGCCTGCATTCACTGGCAGTCtctattacaattataaaaaattctTTTCACTAGTGCTCATGGCTGTTGTGGATCCTAATTTGAAATTTATCTATGTGGATGTTGGGGCTTACGGAAGTTCCCATGATTCCTCAGTCTTCCAGCACAGTCGATTTGGCGTGAAGCTTCGCACAGGCCAGATGACTTTACCACCACCACGCCCCTGGCCTGACACTGTAGAACCACCTTACCCCTGTGTGTTTGTGGCTGATGAGGCCTTTGCACTGTCTGAGCATGTTATGAGACCGTATGCACAGAGAGATATGACTCATAAGAAAGTAGTCTTTAATAACCGTCTGACCAAAGCCAGACAAGTAGTAGAATGTGCTTTTGGAATTCTGGCAAACAAATGGCGCATTTATCACACTGCTATAAAAATGCAACCAAAGTATGCTATAATAGTGGTGAAGGCAACAtgtattttgcataattatgtgaGAACACTAGATAGCATGACcatagaggaggaagagggggatcTTTCAAACAGTGCTCTTGTCACTTTACCACCAGCTACTTTACGTGGTCCCATTTCTGCCATTCACAACAGAGACAAATTAGCTGATTATTTTGTGCCATAA
- the LOC137563540 gene encoding uncharacterized protein isoform X1 — MFLQQTVDLKISMLFFPSFDGLLAKLKDALRRQDTNFRLAITPTERLLITLRFLATGHSYAALHYQFLMGRSTIRYLVLDTCKLIWKVLQPEFMPTPDVPMWEANMQLFWEKHDFPNCLGAVDGKHVRLVMPAFTGSLYYNYKKFFSLVLMAVVDPNLKFIYVDVGAYGSSHDSSVFQHSRFGVKLRTGQMTLPPPRPWPDTVEPPYPCVFVADEAFALSEHVMRPYAQRDMTHKKVVFNNRLTKARQVVECAFGILANKWRIYHTAIKMQPKYAIIVVKATCILHNYVRTLDSMTIEEEEGDLSNSALVTLPPATLRGPISAIHNRDKLADYFVP; from the exons ATGTTTCTGCAACAAACAGTAGATCTAAAGATAAGCATGCTCTTTTTTCCTAGTTTTGATGGCCTTTTAGCCAAACTGAAGGATGCCCTTCGCCGACAAGACACTAACTTTCGCCTAGCAATCACACCAACTGAGCGACTCCTCATAACATTGAG atttctggcaacagggCATTCATATGCAGCACTTCACTACCAATTCCTCATGGGAAGAAGTACAATCCGATACTTAGTTTTGGACACCTGCAAATTGATCTGGAAAGTACTTCAACCGGAATTTATGCCAACTCCTGACGTACCTATGTGGGAGGCTAACATGCAGCTTTTTTGGGAGAAACATGATTTCCCTAACTGCCTTGGAGCAGTGGATGGGAAACATGTCAGGCTGGTTATGCCTGCATTCACTGGCAGTCtctattacaattataaaaaattctTTTCACTAGTGCTCATGGCTGTTGTGGATCCTAATTTGAAATTTATCTATGTGGATGTTGGGGCTTACGGAAGTTCCCATGATTCCTCAGTCTTCCAGCACAGTCGATTTGGCGTGAAGCTTCGCACAGGCCAGATGACTTTACCACCACCACGCCCCTGGCCTGACACTGTAGAACCACCTTACCCCTGTGTGTTTGTGGCTGATGAGGCCTTTGCACTGTCTGAGCATGTTATGAGACCGTATGCACAGAGAGATATGACTCATAAGAAAGTAGTCTTTAATAACCGTCTGACCAAAGCCAGACAAGTAGTAGAATGTGCTTTTGGAATTCTGGCAAACAAATGGCGCATTTATCACACTGCTATAAAAATGCAACCAAAGTATGCTATAATAGTGGTGAAGGCAACAtgtattttgcataattatgtgaGAACACTAGATAGCATGACcatagaggaggaagagggggatcTTTCAAACAGTGCTCTTGTCACTTTACCACCAGCTACTTTACGTGGTCCCATTTCTGCCATTCACAACAGAGACAAATTAGCTGATTATTTTGTGCCATAA